The DNA window GGACCTGATCAAGCCATCCAAGTAAGCTTCAGATGGTGCTGCTTGCTTCAAATATTTACCTGAAGGCGTGCGTTAAGAGGTTGGATCAACATCCTATTTAGATACATATTGTAGATACATATTGGATATTGGAACGGAGGGGGAACCAAACAACCCACCAATATCTACACCGATGATGTAAGAGTTGGAATCAACTTGACattaagaaaaagaaagaaaatatgAATTTAATTTTATCTTTCTTAAAAAGGAACTCAACGGTAGGCGCCAAACACCCAAACCACACACCTATGTACAGGTTTCAAACAGATACTtcctccgtttcaaattattAGTCTTTTTTACTTTTCTGGATGCATAATTTTTACTGTGCATCTAAATATATAATATTATGTCTAGCAAAAACCATGGGCGGACCCAGGGTCTGGCGACCCTGGGCACCGGCCCGAGCTCTAAGGGAATTGCACAAAAGCAGCTCCAATGGAATTGCACAAAAGCAGCATGTGGGCTATAAGCTTTTCTAATGAACATGGAAGGGAGAGTTGCCATAACTTTTGCCCAGGCTCCGCTAATTTGTTGGGTCCGCTAGCGGTAAAATCTATGTAcctagaaaagtcaaaacgactaataatttgggacgAAGAGAGTAGCCGACGAATGTCGGATCTTTGAAATAGTACTGAACATTCTTCTTTGTTTCTAAAAGcaaaaaaaatgacaacttaGCGTGCCTAAATTAGGAAGAGGGCTTAAGGAACAAGAGAACTACTACAATGCTGATTCTAAATCGCAAACCCCCCTCACTATCCGATGCTCTGTTTCTCTCAATTATGAACCATCCAAAATTTTGTCAGAAGCAAGCTACTACTACTCTTGACGTTTCAGACAATCAGGATATTGTTTTTTGTGTGCTAGTGAACTTCATCCTTTCTTTGATTGGAGGTAGTATTACGCTAGTAGCTCCATAGTGCCATATCAGCGGTGCCATGCTCGACGTCCTCCCACCACGCTCCCGCTCCAACGGCGTCCGGCGCGTCCACGAGCAGCCCCTGCGCCAAGCTCGCGTAGTACGATCCGGCATCAACCATGCCGCCCAACCCGAACACGTCGTCGAGCTCGAACAAGACGTCGGGCGACGGCGCTGCGCCAGGAGAGCCACTGTCACCCTCGTCCTCGTCGGCCGTCTGCACCGCTGGCGCCGACGGTGCCGACGCCGACACCGAGCGCCGCCGGAACGCCTCGACGGCCTCGGCGACCGCGTCCTTGACCTCGCGCTCGCTTCCCAGCGCCGCGGGCATCAGCGGCGGGAGCAGCCACGCGGAGTCGGCGAAGTTGAggcaggcggcgcggccggagagcgcgatggcggcggcgtcgtgcgcgcgcgccgccagctCGGGCGTGGCGAAGGTGCCGAGCCAGAGCCTCGAGCCGCGCCGGCCCGGGACGCGTAGCTCGCACACCCACCGCCCCGCCTGGCCGCGTCGCCGCACGCCGCGGAACACCGGGTGCCGCGTCTCCCGGAACTTGGTCCGCCCCGCCGGCTTCTTGGGCGGCGCCGACCACACCGTCATGTACTTCTCGTGCTCcgcggacgacggcggcggcggcgagggcgtgtCCATTGCAGTCTCGCTGAGGATCAGCAGCTTGGCAGTAGCGTGGTGGCTCTGGTCGAGCTGGGACCGATGGAGCAGTGGAGCTTGGACTTGGATGGAGGGAGCGGAAGGAGGCCGGAAAGTATATATAGGTAACTGGTCAACTCGGTGCAGGTTGGTGACTGGTCGTCAGTGCCGCGGGGAGTGAGAAGCGATTAGCTGGAAATGGAAATGGACAGCGTGGCGTGGGAgagcggcgtgcgtggcggtcCAAGTCAGCCACTGCAGCGGCGCGGTGGCGGGGTCCGGCGGTCAGCGGCCGCCAGCTTGGCGTGGGGCGTCACTCTCCCACTGGCCACTATCAGCTCCACGGCGCTTGCTCTGGTCTCCGTTTACTGTTCAAAGCTGATCTCCTGGGTACGTTGTTCGCGGTGGCTGGTGCTTGGGCGGTAAGGCCCGTTGACAACGTTCCGGTTCAATACCTCTGCTGAGTTTGACTAGAGAAGATCTTGAAGGTCTAAAGCTGCCCTGGCCATCTAGATGTCAACGCCCAAAGCTGGTGTTCTAGATTGGCAAAAGAATACGTCTACGATGCTTCAGCAGTAGTGTCGTTCTGTGGCCATCCGTAGGCCAGTCACCATGAGCAATGCTCGCACAGCAAAAGATAAAATAAAATTCCAATTGCTTGATAGGCTCGATACATGTGTTTGGTGAAGCTGAATACAGTTACTTGGAGCGTGTTTGGATCGAGGGACTAATTTTTAGTCCGGGTCATATTAGATATTTGGATGGAGGAATTAAATATGAGCTagctataaaactaattgcataagagCTTTTTATCGACGAATAATAAACTCTTTCTACTTTGACTTAAAAGCTCAATCCGATCCAATTTCGGCCTTGCGTAGATGGTTTGCTTGGGCTCTAGGGTCATTCCCTTCTCAAGGTTGGAAAAGTAGGTTCTTTATTACTCGAAAGCCGGGGAAGATTAGCAAAGTGGAAAAAGATAGAGGCAGGGGGAGCAGCATCTTATTCTCTTCGCGTTCAAGATCCGGATAGTTTTGCTTTTCCGGGCTTGCCTCCGCTATCGTTCTGGAGGGTTCCGGTTCCGGAGCTGCTTCCCCTTCGGGCGAGGCATCCCAGAGGGATGGAGAGAGGCATTCCGGAGGGATGGATGATATTTCGGAGTGGCACCCTAGCGGGCTGTCTTACTACCCTTAGAGTCCAGCTGCTACTAATAGGAATGGCTACTTGCCACTCGGGAAAACGGCTGAATAGTTGGCCTGATAGTTGGCCTGCTCAAGGAAAAGCCTATTAATTAGCAGTAGTCCCAGGCACTACCGGTAGGGTGACTAGCCGGGGTCCCGGGACAAAGGTTTTGATAAGCCAATAGTAGTAGTTGTTGCTTTCTCGGCTATTTCAATAGAAATGATTGAAATTCTCGTATAGTACTAGACGGCAATAGATCCTACAACTCTAAATGAACTTGGTTAGGGCTTTGAACTGTAAGGGCAGAGCGACCCCAGCCCAAGACCAGTCTCTCCACATAAGCCAGAACAATTTAACCATCTCACGCTATCAAGAATCAATGGGGGAAGTAGGAATCCAAGCCAACAAGGGAAGAGATGCTTTCTAAACCAACTATTGAGGAACTGGAGATTGAGAGCTGATCAAGGAAGCCAAAGCTGACATGATCGAGCCTATCTTCCATCAACAGGAATCGCTTTCTAGTCTACTCAAGAAGGGGAGTAAGCTAGAAGGAAGAGTTTTGGGCTTGGTTGAATTCTTTAATCGATAGGTGAGGCGGAAAGTAGGTAATCGCATTACGAAGCAAGGAGTTAGGATCAACAAAGCAGCGACTGTGCCACTGTCTCCCCGGGATGAGGCGCCAGGGTCTCCTCCCCCGAACCTAGTGACGCTGTTTCGGTCGATCTGAACAACGTTCAAGCCGTTATTGAAGAGGTCGAGGatcagggggaggaggaaggaaggaaggaaccAAAAAGGGCATATATTCAAGACAAAAAATTCTACTTAGAATGTTGATCTTCTGACCACGAAACTGAGGCGCAAAAGAGGGGGTTGACATCATTCGTTGTGATTGGATCAATCAGACTCCCTCAAGAAAATGCCAAGGGGCGCCCTTTCTCATTATCTGGTTGTCTTGCATTTActttttcttttatttgtctTGTATTTCCAAAGAGACGGTGAAagctttaccagttcctagtctGATGCCAGGATCTTTCTATGAAGATCTGGAACCTCGAGTCGAAAACAGATAAATCAACCTTGCGCTTCCCTTGCCAGTGACACCGGGGCAAGGTACGAAAAAGCTAAAACTCCCTCTTTTTCCGCTTTGCTAATCTTCCCCTCTAACACGGGCCGAGCCGGGCCTAGGCGGGCGtgggaggaagaaagaaagTCGAAGAGCATCTTCTCCTTTATCCTTTTTTCATTGCAACATAGGAAAGCGCCCCATTCGCAGGGAGGCTGCTGGGAACTATGCCGATTCATATTTTGCTATTTCAGCAGACGATCCACGTGAATCAGTAGCAAAtctaattaattcatcattagcatatgtttactgtagcacaacatgatcaaattatgaactaattagatttaatggattcgtctagctaattagtcttcatttatgcaattaattttttaattaaattatatttaatacttctaattagatCCTTATTTTTTTTAGGGGCACTGACTTTGGTCCAGGAGCATGAGACCCGAGGAAGGATCGATTGTGTCTAGTTCTCCTGCTCATCAGTTAGCCCGCGCCGCGCTTAACGAGCtgtatgcatgtatgtgtatgcgGCGAACAGGCAGTCGACGCAAAATTTTCCACCTGATCGAACTCCCTGTGTTCAAAAGATTAAAATAAAAACTCTATCAGGTGGAAAATATTTAGGAGCCCGATCGAACTTCCATCCTTCTTTCTTTCATTCTTTTCTGGGTGAGGTGAGC is part of the Panicum hallii strain FIL2 chromosome 2, PHallii_v3.1, whole genome shotgun sequence genome and encodes:
- the LOC112882135 gene encoding dehydration-responsive element-binding protein 1B-like translates to MDTPSPPPPSSAEHEKYMTVWSAPPKKPAGRTKFRETRHPVFRGVRRRGQAGRWVCELRVPGRRGSRLWLGTFATPELAARAHDAAAIALSGRAACLNFADSAWLLPPLMPAALGSEREVKDAVAEAVEAFRRRSVSASAPSAPAVQTADEDEGDSGSPGAAPSPDVLFELDDVFGLGGMVDAGSYYASLAQGLLVDAPDAVGAGAWWEDVEHGTADMALWSY